The window AATTTAACAGAAAATCTAGAAAAGTTATTTTAGAAAATTTAAATGATTATGACAAGCTAACTAAAGCTGTATCTATATTAAAAGAGGAAGGTTTAACAGAAAAAGAGATTATTTCATCTATTAAAAATGATAAAATGCTTATTCCAGAAGAGCATGTTGAAACTACATTTGATAGATGTACATGTTCATGTGTGCATATAGATAGACACCTTTGTGCTATACATAAAATCTGTATTGATAATAATTTCTCTCTAGAAGAAATCATCGATACAAAACCTCTTTGGTGTTCAATATATCCATTGGAGATTATTCAAGATGAGGAACAACTTTACATTTTTGTTCCCACTAAAAAAAATAACTATTTGGCAATGAATGATTCAGATTTTCCATGTATGGATATAGAAAAATCTAAGTCTCCCTATTTTAGAAGAGAAAATCCCATTGGATTTCAAATAGAAGATTATAAACCTTTTATTATATCTTATTATTCAATCTTAAAATATATCTTAGGAGAACAATTTATAGATGATCTTATGAAAGCTTTAAATTTAACTAAAGAAAACTTAGATGATTTTCAATATATTCAGAAAATATAAAAAGAGTGACTATCTCAATCACTCTTTTTACATTTTAAAATTTATTAAACTAACTTTAAACTATCCATTGCTTTTCTTAAAGCTCTTTTATCTATCTTTTCTAAAACTTTAATGTAATTAAAAGTTGAAATTTTTTCCACATTATCATCTTGATACTTCTCATCACTTAATATTAAATCATAATTTTTAATACAATTTGCATAATTAAATTGTAAATGAAACGATGGCAATATATCCACATTTATATGAGGAATCTGCTTTTTTAAATTCTCTTTTAAATAAAGATCATTTGGTAAAATAATCTCATTGAAAAGTAATAAAACATTATTTATTTTCTTTTTATTGTTTTCAATAATAATTTTTTTTAATATACTTAAAAGAACTACTTTATCATAAAAATACATTTTTAACTCTGTTTCTGATAAAGTTTCATCAAGTATTTTTAACAATCTTTTTTCATCAGTTGTAAGTTTAGAAGAATAAACATTTAAAATTTTATTTTCGTATTTAAACAAAGACATATAAAGCTTTTTCATCAAAAGTTCTTCAAATCCTTTTTCTATAATATCAATATTTAAATGTTTTTTTAATTGTCTCATAAGTAATTTAGCTTTTTCAATTATCTCTTTTTCAAAATAAGTTTCATTGTTTTTTAAATTCAATATAAATAAAAGTATCTGATTCTTATACTCTGGTGAAAACTCTTTTAAAATAATATCTATATTATTTTTTATGCTTTTATATTCCTCTGTTCCTTCATAGATAGTATTAAAAACAAACCCATCAAAAACTTCCACACAAATTTTTAGTGCAAATGAAAAAGCAATAATAAATTTTGTAGCTGGTACTTCTGAAGATATAAAAACATTATATAACTTTTCCAAAAGTCCATCAATTTTAGCTATTCTGGACTCTTTAAACAAATCATAGTAAACCATAGGTGGAGTGATTGAAAAGTCTGATTTTACAAATATTTTTATAAGTTTTTTAGAAAATAAATTTTTATCCATTATAGATAATTTATCTAATCTTAATCCTTTTCCAGTTTCATATCTATAAGCACTTCCATTTTCATTTAAAATATTTTTTACCACTAAAAAATATCTATTTATAGAACTTCTAGAAACTTGAAACTCATTTTTTTCAAATTCAAGATTAATAAATCCTTTAAAAATAAATTTTAAATATAAATAATCAATAATATCCTCTGAACTCATAAACTCTTTGCTATTAAGGACATACGTCCATTGATCTTTTTCTAAATCTAACTTGTATTTTCCGTTTTCCATTTTTATTTCATTTAATTTTAAATCTTTTAACTCTATATTTAATTGTGATATGTTTTTACCTAAAGTTTTACTATCTACATCTAAATAAAGTGCCAAATCTTTTTGAGAAAAACTTCCATGATACAATAGATTCAAAATTCCTACATTTGTCGAATTCAAATGTATCACCTCCAAGTATAAATTTTATCACAATTACTTAAAAAACAATATAAGAAAAATTTAAATCTTTCTCACACAAAAACTTCTATATAAGAGTCTTTTAATTGAGTGTAAAGTAATTATACAGTTCTAAATCCATATCTTTTTTTAGTTTTAACTCATATTCCACTAAAGTTTCATCCTTTTTTCCAATTATCTCTTTAGCATTTAAAACCTTTTCCACTTCTCCTAAATAAAAAAAGTTTTCTCCAGATTTTTTCTTTATAAAAGCCTCTATAGTATACTCATTATTTGCAATCTTTCCCTCTCC is drawn from Candidatus Cetobacterium colombiensis and contains these coding sequences:
- a CDS encoding BglG family transcription antiterminator, with translation MNSTNVGILNLLYHGSFSQKDLALYLDVDSKTLGKNISQLNIELKDLKLNEIKMENGKYKLDLEKDQWTYVLNSKEFMSSEDIIDYLYLKFIFKGFINLEFEKNEFQVSRSSINRYFLVVKNILNENGSAYRYETGKGLRLDKLSIMDKNLFSKKLIKIFVKSDFSITPPMVYYDLFKESRIAKIDGLLEKLYNVFISSEVPATKFIIAFSFALKICVEVFDGFVFNTIYEGTEEYKSIKNNIDIILKEFSPEYKNQILLFILNLKNNETYFEKEIIEKAKLLMRQLKKHLNIDIIEKGFEELLMKKLYMSLFKYENKILNVYSSKLTTDEKRLLKILDETLSETELKMYFYDKVVLLSILKKIIIENNKKKINNVLLLFNEIILPNDLYLKENLKKQIPHINVDILPSFHLQFNYANCIKNYDLILSDEKYQDDNVEKISTFNYIKVLEKIDKRALRKAMDSLKLV